GCTCGACGGTTTTCTCGGCGACGATTTTAGAAATTGCCAAGGGCAGCCCGGTCATCCCCACCGTCATGAAAACAAGCGCCAGGTTATAGGCCATTTGGTAAAGACCAATTCCCACATCGCCAATAATTCGGGTCAGAAAAATCCGATAAACCGCCCCCAAGACTCTGGCAAAACCACCGGCAAGGGTAAGAATCATCGTATTCAATAAAAAAGAAGGTTTTTTATCCGATTTCATTGCAATGTCCACCTGTCTGCCTTTTCAATTTCAGCCTGATCCTGTTTGGATGCCGGCTCATAATCATGTTATTTTCGCTGTTGGGTAGTAAGTGACCTTCTTTTTTTGCAGAACAACCTACCTTGACACCATCAAAAAACCGCCCGGCCTGTATTCCGAGCGGTCTCTCGCCTGGTCCGTCTATTACTTATCTTCCACCATGCCGAGCATCGCATTTTTAGCGCTGGTCGGACGGATGTTGGCTTTTTCAACAACGGCTCGCAAGACGGCATTGATCTTGCTGTCAACCATATCTGTCTTGATGGTATCAATGGCTTCTGACAACGGAGTCACCTGATTGCCGTCCAAACGGATGATGTGCCAGCCGAATTCGGTTTTAACCGGCTTGCTGATTTCACCGACTTCGGTCAGCTCAAACAACGCCTTGGTATATTCTGCCACCAAACCGGTCTGTCCATAGTAACCGATCTTGCCGCCATTGGCTTTCGCGGTTGTATCGATGCTGTAGGCGTCGGATAACGCCGCAAAATCCTCACCGGCCGCCAATTTGTCATAAACCAGATTGGCAGTCGCTTCATCGGCTACCAGGATGTGGCTGGAATCTTTTTTAGTATATTTATCCAGCAGATGTTTTTGATAAAATGCCGCAATCTCTTCGTCGGTGTAGACAAGTTCCGCTTTAATTGTCTCACGCAACCGGGTGGTCAGCAAATTTGTGCGGGCGCTGACGGTAAAGTAGTCGCGGGTA
Above is a window of Negativicutes bacterium DNA encoding:
- a CDS encoding peptidylprolyl isomerase, yielding MSNQAKSNLTKPLASWVKWLILVLMISILGGAIWFALDQKNNLVVVNGEKVTVADAKALLGQYYLYDATVKVDNVYYQENIAPYAAMDKLMVQEATARGLQVSDEEVSAAAADTIKSLELYFLYQAATDAKLEMDSAALYSTDASASAAEAARLAELLGKTGAQILDEKLTAGGITRDYFTVSARTNLLTTRLRETIKAELVYTDEEIAAFYQKHLLDKYTKKDSSHILVADEATANLVYDKLAAGEDFAALSDAYSIDTTAKANGGKIGYYGQTGLVAEYTKALFELTEVGEISKPVKTEFGWHIIRLDGNQVTPLSEAIDTIKTDMVDSKINAVLRAVVEKANIRPTSAKNAMLGMVEDK